Proteins from a single region of Bacteroidales bacterium:
- a CDS encoding type II toxin-antitoxin system HicA family toxin yields the protein MGRLSNIPLRVFREFLEFNGLKPIRTKGGHEIWAGKSLQRPIVLQSHKSPVPEFIVRQSLRALNKTEQDFIDFFSN from the coding sequence ATGGGCCGATTGAGCAATATACCCTTGCGGGTTTTCAGGGAATTCCTTGAGTTTAATGGTTTGAAGCCTATCAGAACCAAAGGTGGTCATGAAATATGGGCAGGTAAAAGCCTTCAACGACCTATTGTTCTTCAATCGCATAAGTCACCTGTTCCAGAATTTATTGTCAGGCAGAGCTTACGTGCACTAAACAAGACAGAACAGGATTTCATAGATTTTTTCTCCAACTGA